One window from the genome of Candidatus Hinthialibacter antarcticus encodes:
- a CDS encoding uroporphyrinogen decarboxylase family protein, whose protein sequence is MNGRERVLAMIAGKKTDQLPLMPITMMFAVDQINKTYAEYASDHRVLVEAQIATAERFEFDYVSVISDPAREAADLGADVEYFDDQPPALNEQRALLQEKPRLNDLDFPDPHAEGRMNDRVKAVELFKQRVGGELLIEGWVEGPCAQASDLRGINALMMDFYDDPEFVNALFDFVIEMELIFAVAQIEAGADIIGVGDAAASLVGPKLYKQFVLPAQKRMIDGLHSLGAKVRLHICGKTRKLYEGMGSLECEIVDLDSMNPMDEARSVMGKKQVLLGNISPVDILKNGTPEIVTSAIAECHKQCAPRYIVGAGCEVPRGTPIENVEALTQYAQSHKP, encoded by the coding sequence ATGAACGGACGTGAACGCGTACTGGCAATGATCGCAGGTAAAAAGACCGACCAATTGCCGCTGATGCCAATCACCATGATGTTCGCCGTAGACCAGATCAACAAAACCTATGCTGAATACGCCAGCGATCACCGCGTCCTGGTTGAAGCCCAAATCGCGACAGCGGAGCGTTTTGAGTTTGATTACGTCTCCGTCATCTCCGACCCCGCGCGCGAAGCCGCCGACCTCGGCGCCGACGTGGAATATTTCGACGACCAGCCGCCTGCGCTCAATGAACAACGCGCCTTACTTCAAGAAAAACCCCGTCTCAATGACTTGGATTTTCCTGACCCACATGCGGAAGGGCGCATGAACGACCGCGTAAAAGCAGTGGAATTATTTAAACAACGCGTCGGCGGCGAACTGCTCATTGAAGGCTGGGTCGAAGGCCCTTGCGCCCAAGCGTCTGACCTGCGTGGCATCAATGCGCTGATGATGGATTTTTATGACGACCCGGAATTCGTCAATGCGCTGTTTGATTTTGTTATTGAAATGGAACTCATTTTCGCCGTCGCCCAAATCGAAGCCGGGGCCGACATCATCGGCGTCGGCGACGCGGCGGCCTCGCTCGTCGGGCCGAAGCTCTACAAACAATTCGTACTGCCCGCGCAAAAGCGCATGATCGACGGACTGCATTCGCTCGGCGCCAAAGTACGCCTGCACATCTGCGGCAAGACCCGCAAACTCTACGAAGGCATGGGTTCGCTGGAATGCGAAATCGTCGATTTGGATTCGATGAACCCGATGGACGAAGCCCGCAGCGTAATGGGAAAGAAACAAGTGTTGTTGGGGAACATTTCTCCCGTTGATATTTTAAAAAATGGAACGCCGGAAATCGTGACCAGCGCCATTGCCGAATGTCACAAGCAATGCGCGCCGCGTTACATCGTCGGCGCAGGCTGCGAGGTCCCGCGTGGGACGCCGATAGAAAACGTCGAAGCGCTTACACAATACGCGCAATCTCACAAGCCCTGA
- a CDS encoding DUF1638 domain-containing protein encodes MKIKLIACEIFFREVCAVASRSINQIDVEFLPKRLHDIGAEGMSSNLQQAIDRVDENLYDAIALAYGLCNNGIVGLQANTLSITVPRAHDCITMFLGNKERYQQYFENNPGTYFKTSGWIERGESEGQWSQLSLQGMGASYEELVEKYGEDNARYLKDTIGDLTPHYAKCAFIEMGVEPDDRFQKQAQQDAKEKDWQFETLQGDLSLLQRLVDGQWNENEFLITPPGKRIAPCYNESIIQLEEPQP; translated from the coding sequence ATGAAGATCAAACTGATTGCCTGCGAAATTTTTTTCCGCGAGGTTTGCGCTGTCGCGTCGCGGTCAATCAATCAAATCGACGTAGAGTTTTTGCCCAAGCGCTTACACGACATCGGCGCCGAGGGCATGAGCAGCAATCTGCAACAGGCAATAGACCGGGTTGACGAAAACCTCTATGACGCCATTGCGCTCGCTTACGGCCTCTGCAACAACGGCATCGTTGGCCTGCAAGCAAACACGCTTTCTATTACCGTTCCCCGCGCCCATGACTGCATCACCATGTTTCTCGGTAACAAAGAACGCTACCAGCAATATTTTGAAAATAACCCGGGAACCTATTTCAAAACATCTGGATGGATTGAACGCGGCGAGAGCGAAGGGCAATGGAGCCAACTCTCACTGCAAGGCATGGGCGCCTCTTATGAAGAACTGGTCGAAAAATACGGTGAAGACAATGCGCGCTATCTCAAAGATACCATCGGCGATTTGACGCCTCATTATGCGAAATGCGCGTTTATTGAAATGGGCGTTGAACCAGACGACCGTTTTCAAAAACAAGCCCAGCAGGATGCGAAAGAAAAAGACTGGCAATTTGAAACGCTCCAAGGCGACCTGTCACTATTGCAACGACTGGTTGATGGACAATGGAACGAAAACGAATTCCTCATCACCCCGCCTGGAAAGCGCATCGCTCCTTGTTACAATGAATCTATTATCCAACTGGAGGAGCCGCAACCATGA
- a CDS encoding homocysteine S-methyltransferase family protein, producing the protein MNELFAQLLAKGPVVTDGAWGTQMQARGLNIGEAPDLWNLSHPDKVEEVARAYVEAGSNIILTNTFGASRVRLSDHELADKAIDINREGAAISKRAAQDKAKVFASIGPSGKLLMMGQTSEEELLASFEEQANALAAGGADAIVIETMSDPNEARIAVAAAKQTGLPVVACMVFDTGKNKDRTMMGTTPEEAAELMCKSGADAIGSNCGQGIEGFIDICRRMKSACDKPIWIKANAGLPKLVNGEAVYTTTPQEFAQRIGALVEVGASFIGGCCGTTPEFIRAVCDTLE; encoded by the coding sequence ATGAATGAACTTTTCGCTCAGCTTCTCGCCAAGGGTCCAGTCGTAACTGATGGAGCCTGGGGGACGCAAATGCAAGCGCGCGGCCTGAACATTGGCGAAGCGCCCGACCTCTGGAACCTGTCGCACCCCGATAAAGTTGAAGAAGTCGCCCGCGCCTACGTTGAAGCGGGAAGCAATATCATCCTGACCAATACCTTTGGCGCCAGCCGGGTGCGTCTGAGCGATCATGAACTTGCTGACAAAGCAATCGACATTAATCGCGAAGGCGCCGCCATATCAAAACGCGCCGCGCAAGACAAAGCCAAAGTGTTCGCTTCCATTGGCCCGTCCGGTAAATTATTGATGATGGGACAAACCAGCGAAGAAGAATTACTCGCCTCCTTTGAAGAACAAGCCAATGCGCTAGCCGCGGGCGGAGCCGACGCCATTGTCATTGAAACCATGTCCGACCCCAACGAAGCCCGCATCGCAGTCGCTGCCGCCAAACAAACAGGCTTGCCCGTGGTCGCCTGTATGGTGTTTGATACAGGCAAAAACAAAGACCGCACTATGATGGGAACCACGCCGGAAGAAGCAGCGGAACTGATGTGCAAGTCGGGCGCTGACGCCATCGGCTCTAACTGCGGGCAAGGCATCGAAGGCTTTATTGATATTTGCCGCCGCATGAAATCAGCCTGCGACAAACCCATCTGGATCAAAGCCAACGCTGGCCTACCCAAACTGGTCAACGGTGAAGCCGTCTATACCACAACGCCGCAAGAATTCGCCCAGCGCATTGGCGCCTTGGTTGAAGTCGGCGCATCGTTTATCGGCGGTTGCTGCGGAACCACGCCGGAATTTATTCGCGCCGTTTGCGATACGTTGGAATGA
- a CDS encoding corrinoid protein, protein MPDLSALHTAIVEGDAKASKSITEQALSDNMDPLEIVTGYLVPAMDEVGNLFEEEEYFIPEMLLSARAMKEAMELIRPQLAAQGSEPIGRAAIGTVKGDLHDIGKNLVASMLEGGGFEVIDLGVDVKPEAFIQAINEKNADLICLSTLLTTTMPSIKNTLEALREAGVRDKVKVMIGGAPITQDYANEVGADGYGDTARSAVIRARELVAK, encoded by the coding sequence ATGCCTGATCTAAGCGCCCTCCACACGGCAATCGTTGAAGGCGACGCCAAAGCCTCAAAGTCAATTACGGAACAAGCGTTATCCGATAATATGGATCCGCTCGAAATCGTCACGGGATATTTAGTGCCTGCGATGGATGAAGTCGGCAATTTGTTTGAAGAGGAAGAATATTTCATCCCCGAAATGTTGCTTTCCGCCCGCGCCATGAAAGAGGCGATGGAATTAATTCGTCCCCAATTGGCCGCGCAAGGCTCCGAACCAATTGGACGCGCCGCCATTGGCACCGTGAAAGGCGACCTGCACGACATCGGCAAAAACCTCGTTGCATCCATGCTCGAAGGCGGCGGATTTGAAGTGATCGACCTGGGCGTCGATGTGAAGCCCGAAGCATTTATCCAAGCCATCAACGAAAAAAATGCGGACCTGATCTGCCTGTCTACGCTTTTAACGACCACTATGCCTTCCATCAAAAATACGTTGGAAGCGTTGCGCGAAGCCGGCGTCCGCGACAAGGTCAAAGTCATGATCGGCGGTGCGCCTATCACACAAGACTATGCAAATGAAGTCGGCGCTGACGGCTATGGTGACACAGCGCGATCAGCCGTTATTCGCGCCCGTGAATTGGTTGCAAAATAA
- a CDS encoding uroporphyrinogen decarboxylase family protein, with translation MSTSRDVINAALNHQQPEKLPIDFGGTNTSGVHVSCVAALRDYYGLEKQPVKVYEPSQMLGWIDEDLKQAMGVDVEQMRPAKTAYGFANCDWKEWRMPDGLVVLVAGQFNTTTDDDNNIYMYPQGDLTAPPSAKMPNDGYFFDAIIRQQPIDDDNLNPEDNLEEYQPITDAALQELKQSAAEARASGRAVCASLGGTALGDIAHIPGTSLKHPKGIRDISEWYMSIATRSEYIHAMYEKQCEIALGNLEKIAKATGGDIDVVFVCGTDFGTQSGTFCSRKTFQTLWAPYYKEINNWIHENTQWKTFKHSCGAVVKFLDDFIECGFDIYNPVQCSAANMDAKELKQRFGDRIVFWGGGVDTQKTLPFGTPEEVRKEVLERCDIFAPGGGFVFNTVHNIQARTPVENVVAMLDALREWNG, from the coding sequence ATGTCCACTAGCCGAGATGTTATTAACGCAGCCCTGAACCACCAGCAGCCGGAAAAACTCCCCATTGATTTCGGCGGGACAAACACCAGCGGCGTCCACGTCAGTTGCGTCGCGGCCTTGCGCGACTATTACGGACTCGAAAAACAGCCCGTGAAAGTCTACGAACCCAGCCAGATGCTGGGCTGGATCGACGAAGACCTAAAGCAGGCGATGGGCGTCGACGTCGAACAAATGCGCCCCGCCAAAACCGCATACGGCTTTGCCAACTGCGATTGGAAAGAATGGCGGATGCCGGACGGCCTCGTCGTGCTTGTCGCGGGACAATTCAACACCACCACCGATGACGATAACAATATATATATGTATCCACAGGGCGACCTTACCGCGCCGCCTTCCGCCAAGATGCCCAACGACGGATATTTCTTTGACGCAATTATCCGCCAGCAGCCGATTGACGATGACAATCTAAATCCCGAAGATAATTTAGAAGAATACCAGCCGATCACCGACGCAGCGCTGCAAGAACTCAAGCAGTCCGCGGCGGAAGCGCGAGCATCAGGCCGGGCGGTATGCGCCTCGCTTGGCGGCACGGCTCTTGGCGACATCGCCCATATCCCCGGGACCTCTCTCAAACATCCAAAGGGCATTCGAGATATTAGCGAGTGGTATATGTCAATCGCAACGCGGTCTGAGTACATCCACGCCATGTATGAAAAGCAATGTGAAATTGCACTTGGTAATCTGGAGAAAATTGCAAAAGCAACTGGCGGCGACATTGATGTCGTTTTTGTTTGTGGAACCGATTTTGGAACGCAAAGCGGGACGTTTTGTTCGAGAAAGACGTTTCAAACGCTCTGGGCGCCCTACTATAAAGAGATCAACAATTGGATCCATGAAAACACCCAATGGAAAACCTTCAAACATTCCTGCGGCGCCGTCGTCAAATTTCTAGATGATTTTATCGAATGCGGCTTCGACATTTATAATCCCGTCCAATGTTCCGCAGCGAATATGGACGCCAAAGAACTCAAACAACGCTTCGGCGACCGCATCGTCTTTTGGGGCGGCGGAGTCGATACTCAAAAAACGCTTCCCTTTGGTACGCCAGAAGAAGTACGCAAAGAAGTGCTGGAGCGCTGTGATATTTTTGCGCCGGGCGGCGGCTTTGTTTTCAACACCGTACATAATATTCAAGCGCGAACGCCAGTGGAAAATGTCGTCGCGATGCTGGATGCGCTTCGGGAATGGAACGGCTGA